In a genomic window of Microbacterium amylolyticum:
- a CDS encoding acylneuraminate cytidylyltransferase has translation MTAETVAIIPARGGSKGIPGKNLALVGGVPLIARAVRTCTQISGIDRVVVTTDDHEISRVAREWGADIVLRPEELASDEASSESALLHAIHELSHRGVEMATIAFVQATSPLLPRRELEAAVSMVRGGTADVAFSARESYEFFWADTADGAWAVGHDAAHRPRRQDREALFVETGAFYVMDAMGFRASGHRFFGRTEIVVVPEQTAIDIDTPADLRLARLVASAFPEEARDAGPIDVDAVITDFDGVHTDDTAIVSETGEEHVRVSRSDGMGVRLLREAGVPILILSTEVNPVVAARANKLGVEVIQALSDKESALRTWARERGIPLERIAYVGNDVNDLGALEAVGWPIAVPDSHPLVAASARSLLTRPGGHGAVRELAERVLAARRPAPLTEGMRP, from the coding sequence GTGACGGCGGAGACGGTGGCGATCATTCCCGCGCGCGGTGGTTCGAAGGGGATTCCCGGCAAGAACCTCGCCCTGGTTGGCGGCGTACCACTGATCGCACGAGCCGTACGCACCTGCACGCAGATATCGGGTATTGACCGGGTCGTCGTCACAACCGACGATCACGAGATCAGTCGCGTTGCGCGCGAGTGGGGGGCCGACATTGTCCTGCGCCCCGAGGAGCTCGCCAGCGACGAAGCATCGTCGGAATCGGCGTTGCTGCACGCAATCCATGAACTGAGCCATCGAGGGGTCGAGATGGCAACGATCGCGTTCGTGCAGGCGACGTCCCCGCTTCTTCCGCGCAGAGAGCTCGAAGCGGCCGTGTCGATGGTGCGCGGAGGCACGGCGGACGTAGCGTTTTCCGCTCGTGAGTCGTATGAGTTTTTTTGGGCCGACACAGCGGACGGCGCCTGGGCAGTCGGGCACGACGCCGCACATCGGCCACGTCGGCAAGACCGCGAGGCGTTGTTCGTCGAAACCGGTGCGTTCTATGTGATGGACGCGATGGGATTCCGTGCGAGCGGCCACCGCTTCTTCGGGCGGACCGAGATCGTCGTGGTTCCGGAGCAAACCGCGATCGACATCGACACCCCGGCCGATTTGCGTCTGGCTCGGCTCGTCGCGAGTGCCTTCCCCGAGGAGGCACGCGACGCGGGACCGATTGACGTTGACGCAGTGATCACCGACTTCGACGGTGTGCACACGGACGACACCGCGATCGTGTCCGAGACGGGCGAGGAACACGTGCGCGTGAGCCGCTCCGACGGGATGGGCGTGCGCCTCTTGCGTGAGGCCGGCGTGCCGATTCTGATCCTCTCAACGGAGGTGAATCCCGTTGTCGCAGCCCGCGCGAACAAGCTTGGCGTTGAGGTGATCCAGGCTCTCAGCGACAAGGAATCCGCGCTGAGGACCTGGGCTCGTGAGCGGGGTATCCCCCTGGAGCGTATCGCCTATGTCGGCAACGACGTCAATGATCTTGGCGCACTCGAGGCGGTCGGCTGGCCCATTGCGGTGCCCGACTCTCATCCGCTTGTTGCGGCGAGCGCGCGCAGTTTGCTCACCCGTCCGGGCGGACATGGGGCTGTCAGAGAGCTCGCAGAACGGGTGCTTGCCGCGCGGCGGCCGGCACCGCTAACAGAAGGGATGCGTCCATGA
- a CDS encoding N-acetylneuraminate synthase family protein, whose product MSVTIGSHDIGGGAPAFVIAEIGLNHNGSVELAKHLIDVAANAGADAVKFQKRTPEICTPAYMRDVPRETPWGTMSYLEYRHRVEFDRDQYIDIGDHALLRGLEWFASPWDVPSVEFLEDLGVVAHKVASASVTDIELLEALRDTGKPVILSTGMSTMDEIDRAVETLGTSNLVVMHATSTYPMEPDEANLRMIPVLRDRFPGVPVGYSGHERGLQISLAAVALGAQAIERHITLDRTMWGSDHAASLEPGGLSTLVRDIRIIETARGDGVKRVFAGEEAPKAKLRRVGA is encoded by the coding sequence ATGAGCGTCACCATTGGCTCACACGACATCGGCGGCGGGGCCCCGGCCTTTGTCATCGCCGAGATCGGCCTCAACCACAACGGATCGGTTGAGCTCGCCAAGCACCTCATCGATGTTGCGGCGAACGCCGGCGCGGACGCGGTGAAGTTCCAAAAGCGCACGCCCGAGATCTGCACTCCGGCGTACATGCGCGATGTTCCGCGCGAGACGCCGTGGGGCACGATGTCGTACCTCGAGTATCGTCACCGCGTCGAGTTCGACCGGGACCAGTACATCGATATCGGCGATCATGCGCTGCTCCGCGGCCTTGAATGGTTTGCTTCGCCCTGGGACGTGCCCAGCGTGGAGTTCCTGGAGGACCTGGGCGTTGTGGCACACAAGGTGGCCTCTGCGAGCGTGACGGATATCGAGCTTTTGGAGGCGCTGCGCGACACGGGAAAGCCCGTTATCTTGTCGACGGGAATGTCCACGATGGACGAGATCGACCGGGCGGTCGAGACGCTCGGAACATCGAACCTCGTCGTCATGCACGCAACGTCCACCTATCCGATGGAACCCGACGAGGCGAACCTGCGTATGATTCCGGTTCTCCGCGATCGTTTCCCCGGGGTACCCGTCGGGTATTCGGGTCACGAACGCGGACTGCAGATCTCGCTCGCCGCCGTCGCGCTGGGCGCGCAGGCGATAGAACGCCACATCACGCTCGACCGAACGATGTGGGGATCGGACCACGCGGCATCCCTCGAACCGGGCGGGCTCAGCACACTGGTTCGAGACATTCGGATCATCGAGACGGCACGGGGCGATGGCGTCAAGCGCGTTTTCGCCGGTGAAGAGGCGCCGAAAGCGAAGCTGCGCCGCGTCGGCGCGTGA
- a CDS encoding DUF6716 putative glycosyltransferase, translated as MSLRVVAVADTDSYVKWAAWLLGSADVDGTLVVLDTELVVTDGQLSRALAGAGLDQQRVARTSLDDLPHRLIGADVVLVAARGPVARVIARVAAHAEPRAVRATGLPGISIPATWRALHFRRACEMFILHSRREVSEFAALAVERGITQRFALATLPFARQRKWLSSDEGTDLVFAAQARIPADPAERLRVARILVRAAEADPSRRVVLKLRGRPGEHETHREDDPYPAMLAAIGQPHNLVISYEPMSAALVSAQGLVTVSSTAAIEAAAHGVPVIALDTFGIDDALINTVFHGSGLLAGEEEVIARNFRHPAAEWLDENYFHDPADDTWVALAQSLVEERQKETSSPVREERQTLLRTARFVWERRLALGNRDTSAAGRAAFVVGVPARGALRLFRRVRRRLARTS; from the coding sequence GTGAGCCTGCGGGTTGTCGCGGTTGCCGACACCGACTCATACGTGAAGTGGGCGGCATGGTTGCTCGGATCCGCGGATGTCGACGGAACCCTCGTGGTGCTCGACACGGAGCTTGTTGTGACGGACGGACAGCTGAGTCGCGCGCTGGCGGGGGCCGGTCTTGATCAGCAACGGGTTGCGCGCACCTCGCTTGACGATCTTCCGCACCGGCTGATCGGCGCCGACGTCGTGCTGGTTGCTGCGCGCGGGCCCGTGGCCCGTGTGATCGCTCGCGTTGCAGCGCACGCGGAGCCTCGCGCCGTGCGTGCGACCGGCCTGCCGGGGATTTCCATCCCAGCAACGTGGCGTGCGCTGCACTTTCGGCGCGCGTGCGAGATGTTCATCCTTCATTCGCGCCGTGAGGTGAGCGAGTTCGCGGCGTTGGCGGTCGAGCGCGGAATCACGCAGCGCTTCGCCCTTGCGACGCTTCCGTTCGCGCGTCAGAGAAAGTGGCTGAGCTCGGACGAGGGAACGGACCTGGTATTTGCTGCCCAGGCACGCATCCCTGCTGACCCTGCCGAGCGACTCCGTGTGGCACGGATCCTCGTGCGTGCCGCCGAGGCGGACCCGTCGCGCAGGGTCGTCCTCAAACTGCGCGGACGGCCCGGAGAGCACGAGACCCACCGCGAAGATGATCCGTATCCGGCGATGCTCGCGGCCATCGGTCAGCCGCACAACCTCGTCATCTCGTATGAGCCGATGTCGGCAGCTTTGGTATCGGCGCAGGGACTTGTGACGGTGAGTTCAACGGCCGCAATTGAGGCGGCGGCGCACGGAGTTCCGGTCATCGCCCTCGATACGTTCGGAATCGACGATGCGCTGATCAACACCGTGTTTCACGGGAGCGGCCTCCTCGCGGGGGAGGAGGAGGTCATCGCGCGGAACTTCCGCCATCCCGCTGCAGAGTGGCTCGACGAAAACTACTTTCACGATCCGGCGGACGATACGTGGGTTGCGCTCGCACAATCACTCGTCGAGGAACGGCAGAAGGAAACGTCGTCCCCCGTGCGCGAAGAACGTCAGACGCTTCTTCGCACGGCGCGGTTCGTGTGGGAACGCCGACTTGCGCTCGGCAACCGCGACACATCAGCGGCGGGCCGGGCGGCGTTCGTCGTCGGCGTTCCCGCCCGCGGCGCCCTGCGTCTTTTCCGCCGGGTACGTCGCCGTCTGGCCAGGACCTCCTGA
- a CDS encoding NUDIX hydrolase: protein MARMNLAYEQLSALPSRLRGQPLWQAPEPNEFDHTTATHAAILILFGVLDGVPSEHSAQAVGRDLDVLLLTRATTLRSHPGQVAFPGGRVDPGDADIVATALREAQEETGLNPAGVEVLGTLEPLPLPFSGHAVTPVLGWWRDPSPVGVVDHAESSDVFRAPVADLLDPANRSLWEIPQGDLVRTGPAWELTVHERHHVVWGFTAGILDRLFARLGWEEPWDSSRRTPIAIP from the coding sequence ATGGCGCGGATGAACCTGGCATACGAACAGCTCAGTGCGCTGCCGTCTCGCCTCCGCGGCCAACCCCTGTGGCAGGCACCCGAACCGAACGAGTTCGATCACACAACGGCAACGCACGCCGCCATCCTCATTCTCTTTGGCGTTCTCGATGGCGTTCCCTCGGAACACAGCGCTCAGGCCGTTGGTCGCGATCTGGATGTTCTTCTTCTCACCCGCGCGACGACGCTCCGTTCGCACCCAGGGCAGGTGGCGTTTCCCGGCGGGCGCGTCGACCCCGGCGACGCGGACATCGTTGCCACCGCGCTGCGTGAAGCTCAGGAAGAAACGGGCCTGAACCCCGCGGGCGTCGAAGTTCTCGGAACTCTGGAACCGCTTCCCCTCCCCTTCTCCGGACACGCCGTCACGCCCGTTCTCGGATGGTGGAGAGACCCGTCGCCCGTCGGTGTTGTTGATCACGCCGAATCGTCTGACGTCTTCCGTGCCCCCGTCGCTGACCTCCTCGATCCGGCAAACAGATCGCTCTGGGAAATCCCGCAGGGGGATCTGGTCCGCACCGGACCGGCGTGGGAGCTCACCGTGCACGAGCGCCACCACGTTGTGTGGGGGTTCACGGCGGGAATTCTCGACCGGCTCTTCGCCCGTCTCGGCTGGGAGGAACCGTGGGACAGCTCACGGCGGACACCGATTGCTATTCCGTGA
- a CDS encoding 3-methyladenine DNA glycosylase: MTLTEPEWRARESAHARRADALTASHRARQARGEKHPVWDFLFTYYSYKPAVLRRWHPGAGVELENARGDARAQWRWYVPGSSPGSLAVDVDAFEREKTSLTRLIEIMLRRTAARPGQFDCFGLHEWAMAYRQDEHRHPQPLRLGRAGTDDVVEAHDLRCTHFDAFRFFTPDAVPRNRLRPTREAQPDLDQPGCLHAGMDVYKWAIKLGPLVPGEILLDAFELASEIRQLDMEAAPYDLREHGFLPVQIETPEGKAEYVRRQRAFAERGNTLRTRILEAWRG; encoded by the coding sequence ATAACGCTCACCGAACCCGAATGGCGCGCCAGGGAGAGCGCGCACGCCAGACGCGCCGATGCGCTCACGGCGTCCCACCGCGCACGACAGGCGCGAGGCGAAAAGCACCCCGTCTGGGACTTCCTGTTCACGTACTACTCCTACAAGCCTGCTGTTTTGCGCCGCTGGCACCCGGGCGCCGGCGTTGAACTCGAGAACGCCCGCGGTGATGCGCGCGCGCAGTGGCGGTGGTACGTGCCCGGATCATCTCCCGGTTCCCTCGCCGTGGACGTGGATGCCTTCGAGCGCGAGAAGACATCGCTCACGCGCCTGATCGAGATCATGCTGCGCCGAACCGCCGCACGCCCCGGGCAATTCGACTGTTTCGGGTTGCACGAGTGGGCAATGGCCTACCGACAGGATGAGCATCGGCACCCGCAGCCGCTCCGTCTCGGGCGGGCCGGAACCGATGATGTCGTCGAAGCGCACGACCTGCGGTGCACACACTTCGATGCTTTTCGGTTTTTTACCCCGGACGCCGTTCCGCGAAATCGCCTGCGCCCAACGCGCGAAGCACAGCCCGATCTCGATCAGCCTGGTTGTCTGCACGCCGGCATGGATGTGTACAAATGGGCGATCAAATTGGGCCCCCTCGTGCCGGGCGAGATTCTGCTCGACGCCTTCGAGCTGGCCAGCGAGATCCGGCAGCTCGATATGGAAGCGGCCCCCTACGACCTTCGCGAGCACGGATTTCTGCCCGTTCAGATCGAGACGCCGGAAGGAAAAGCGGAGTATGTCCGCCGGCAACGCGCCTTCGCCGAGCGCGGCAACACCCTGCGGACACGGATACTGGAGGCATGGCGCGGATGA
- a CDS encoding M18 family aminopeptidase: MTHSIPAAARAHADDLAAYVQASPSSYHAAQEASRRLTAAGFVPLDEAQAWELTPGGRYLVVRDGSIIAFVLPETVEATTPFAIVGAHTDSPSFKLKPRPTTVGAGGWWQLGWEVYGGPLLNSWLDRELELAGRIVTSNGAEHIVRTGPIARIPQLAIHLDRQVNDGLTLDKQRHTAPVWGLGEAESADIVAVLADRAGVRAADIAGYDIVAADTQPPRVFGAHEEMFASGRMDNLLSTHAGLIAIEQAKPASSIAMFASFDHEEIGSASRSGAAGPFHEDVLRRILGVFGATDEQRAISFATSLHVSSDVGHAVHPNYADRHDPANRPVAGGGPILKINGNQRYATDAHGAAAWNSACRDAGVPSQEFISNNQVPCGSTIGPISATRLGIRTVDVGVPILSMHSARELTTVIDPWYLTRAMGAILAR; encoded by the coding sequence GTGACTCACTCGATCCCCGCAGCCGCACGTGCCCATGCCGATGACCTCGCCGCGTATGTGCAGGCCTCCCCGTCGTCGTATCACGCCGCCCAGGAAGCGTCACGGCGCCTTACCGCTGCCGGTTTCGTTCCGCTGGACGAGGCACAGGCGTGGGAGCTGACACCGGGCGGGCGTTATCTGGTTGTGCGGGACGGGTCGATTATCGCCTTCGTGTTGCCGGAAACGGTCGAGGCGACAACGCCATTCGCGATCGTCGGCGCCCACACGGACTCTCCCTCCTTCAAGCTCAAACCGCGTCCGACCACGGTCGGCGCGGGCGGATGGTGGCAGTTGGGGTGGGAGGTCTATGGCGGCCCCCTCCTCAATTCCTGGCTCGACCGCGAGCTTGAGCTTGCCGGACGAATCGTGACGTCGAACGGCGCCGAGCACATCGTTCGCACCGGGCCGATCGCGCGTATCCCCCAGCTCGCCATTCACCTTGATCGTCAGGTGAACGACGGACTCACTCTCGATAAGCAGCGCCACACGGCTCCCGTGTGGGGCCTGGGTGAAGCCGAATCCGCCGACATCGTCGCCGTTCTGGCTGATCGCGCTGGTGTGCGCGCTGCGGACATCGCCGGCTACGACATCGTCGCGGCCGATACGCAGCCGCCCCGCGTTTTCGGCGCTCATGAGGAGATGTTCGCGAGCGGGCGCATGGACAATCTGCTGTCGACCCACGCAGGACTCATCGCCATCGAACAGGCGAAGCCTGCGAGCTCGATCGCCATGTTCGCCTCTTTCGACCACGAGGAAATCGGCTCCGCATCGCGATCCGGCGCTGCCGGGCCCTTCCACGAGGACGTTCTGCGCCGCATCCTCGGCGTCTTCGGCGCCACAGACGAACAGCGGGCCATATCGTTCGCGACCTCGCTCCATGTTTCGAGCGACGTTGGGCACGCCGTTCACCCGAACTATGCCGATCGCCACGACCCCGCAAACCGGCCCGTTGCCGGCGGCGGCCCCATCTTGAAGATCAATGGGAACCAGCGGTACGCAACGGACGCTCACGGCGCCGCCGCCTGGAACTCCGCGTGTCGCGACGCGGGCGTTCCGTCCCAGGAGTTCATCTCGAACAACCAGGTCCCGTGCGGATCAACGATTGGCCCCATCTCCGCCACCCGTCTCGGTATCCGAACAGTTGATGTGGGTGTGCCGATTCTGTCGATGCACTCGGCGCGCGAGCTCACAACCGTTATCGATCCCTGGTACCTCACACGGGCGATGGGGGCGATTCTGGCCCGGTGA
- a CDS encoding SOS response-associated peptidase — translation MCGRFVVAKVGNELVGELRADHIADNLPAPSYNIAPTQSAAIVLDSSKTEPPTRRLESARWGLVPRWAKDLSIGQRAFNARAEELEHKKMFAPALQSRRAVIPATGYYEWKTTEEGKVPLFVHSADGDPVLFAGLYEWWRNPEAGETDPARWVLSFTILTREAVGRLGSVHHRMPVFLDVDHADAWLDTDTSDPRDVLDAGIDDAPRVAESLAWHEVGTAVGNVRNNDATLIKPL, via the coding sequence ATGTGCGGACGCTTCGTGGTGGCCAAAGTCGGCAATGAACTCGTGGGAGAACTCCGCGCTGATCACATCGCCGACAATCTGCCCGCGCCGTCATACAACATCGCGCCGACGCAGTCGGCCGCGATCGTTCTGGACTCATCGAAAACGGAGCCTCCAACGCGACGCCTCGAGAGTGCCCGCTGGGGCCTCGTTCCGCGCTGGGCAAAAGACCTCAGCATCGGCCAGCGGGCTTTCAACGCGCGGGCGGAAGAACTCGAGCACAAGAAGATGTTCGCGCCAGCGTTGCAGAGCCGACGGGCTGTGATTCCAGCAACGGGTTACTACGAGTGGAAAACGACCGAAGAAGGCAAGGTTCCGCTGTTCGTCCACTCTGCAGACGGCGACCCCGTTCTGTTCGCGGGGCTCTATGAGTGGTGGAGAAACCCAGAAGCAGGCGAAACGGATCCGGCACGCTGGGTTCTCAGCTTCACGATTCTGACGCGCGAAGCCGTCGGACGCCTCGGATCGGTGCATCATCGCATGCCCGTTTTTCTCGATGTCGACCATGCGGACGCCTGGCTGGACACCGATACCTCCGATCCGCGCGATGTTCTGGACGCGGGAATTGACGATGCGCCGCGCGTTGCCGAGTCTCTCGCCTGGCACGAAGTCGGCACTGCGGTGGGAAACGTTCGCAACAACGACGCCACGCTCATCAAGCCGCTCTGA